The following coding sequences lie in one Apium graveolens cultivar Ventura chromosome 3, ASM990537v1, whole genome shotgun sequence genomic window:
- the LOC141712448 gene encoding uncharacterized protein LOC141712448 isoform X2, protein MLNSLYLGGNQYTGSIPSEIGNLINLEILNIKNGSLTGVIPCSIYNISSLKMLDFSFNKLIGNISSSVGNLQSLQEFYLAQNMLTGGIPREIGNLTLLKLLYLSSNNLTGSIPNEIGDLQTLEKLSIHENGLTGIIPLKIFNMSTLKMLDLTHNRLSGSLPSRIYLPNLEELYLGSNGLSGTIPSSISNASKLATLSLSSNSFTGSIPNTIGNLRFLRRLLLGENNLTRESSSVELNFISSLTNCQQLNLLSISLNQFNGVIPKSIGNLSTFLTRFEAFGCKLKGEIPSEIGSLSGLEAILFDSNELTGQIPPTLQRLNNLARLYLEHNKLQGSIPNEICRLKNLGDLYLSDNRLNGSIPVCLGDLESLQRLYLDSNQLNSTIPSSLWSLTDLIGLNLSSNMISGSIPMEIQNLKQITEIGLSWNKLFGYLPSTIGGAQMLIYLSVSHNELQGPLPQTLGNLINLEFLDLSSNRFSGIIPKSLEALRYLEYFNVSFNSLQGKIPTGGLFSNFTMQSYIENDGLCGIPSMQVCKSTAPRHSWSKYVRILKYIVPSIAITTLALVLMFVMITRRRRNIRSISQVDISRSALERFTYAEIVKATNSFSESNLIGEGGMGVVYKGELPNGVNIAVKVFNLHSDAAYKSFNVECNIIGSIRHRNLTKIISSCTNLTFRALILQYMPNGNLENWLHSQDNCLDVLQRINIMIDVASALEYLHHGLTTTVVHSDLKPSNVLLDEDMVAHVCDFGISQLLGEEEHMTQTSTLGTIGYMAPEYGTEGIVSAEGDVYSFGILLLETFTRKKPTDEMFSAELNLRSWVNEGLRGSIIEVIDTNLTDQGEELTSSELQCISSVFGLAMNCLTDTPRERINIAEAVGRLDAIRNKFLAEIQAVKVRDQVAKSLA, encoded by the exons GTTCAATCCCATCGGAGATAGGTAACCTTATCAATCTGGAAATACTGAACATAAAGAACGGGTCCCTAACAGGAGTTATACCTTGTTCTATCTACAACATTTCTTCTTTAAAAATGCTTGATTTCTCTTTCAACAAGCTCATTGGAAATATATCATCCAGTGTGGGAAATCTTCAGAGTCTTCAAGAGTTCTATTTGGCACAAAATATGCTCACGGGAGGCATACCTCGGGAGATTGGGAATCTTACACTGCTTAAGCTTCTTTATCTCAGTAGTAACAATTTGACCG GTTCAATACCTAATGAGATTGGAGACCTTCAAACTCTGGAGAAGCTAAGCATACATGAGAATGGCCTCACTGGCATCATtcctctcaaaatcttcaatatGTCAACCTTAAAGATGCTTGATTTAACTCATAATCGCCTTTCAGGAAGTTTACCATCAAGAATTTATTTACCAAATCTTGAAGAGCTTTACCTAGGCAGTAACGGGCTGAGCGGAACAATTCCTAGCTCTATTTCAAATGCTTCTAAGCTCGCCACTCTTAGCTTGTCAAGCAACTCATTCACCGGATCTATACCCAACACCATTGGTAACTTAAGATTCTTGCGCCGCCTTTTGCTCGGAGAAAATAATCTAACAAGAGAATCTTCTAGTGTGGAATTGAATTTCATTTCTTCTTTAACCAACTGCCAACAGTTGAACCTGCTATCTATATCACTGAATCAATTTAATGGGGTCATTCCAAAATCAATTGGAAATCTCTCTACCTTTCTTACTAGATTTGAAGCATTTGGATGCAAACTCAAAGGTGAAATTCCCTCTGAAATTGGAAGCTTGAGCGGTTTGGAAGCTATACTTTTTGATAGCAATGAGTTGACAGGACAAATTCCACCAACTCTGCAAAGATTAAATAATCTGGCACGTTTGTATCTTGAACATAATAAGTTACAAGGATCCATTCCGAATGAAATTTGCCGGTTAAAAAACTTAGGAGACTTGTATTTAAGTGATAACAGGCTGAATGGATCTATACCTGTATGCTTGGGTGACCTTGAATCTTTGCAAAGGCTATACTTGGATTCTAACCAGCTGAATTCAACCATACCTTCAAGTTTATGGAGTCTTACAGATCTTATTGGTCTTAACTTGTCGTCAAATATGATCAGTGGTTCTATCCCTATGGAAATTCAGAACTTGAAGCAGATTACAGAAATCGGCTTATCATGGAACAAATTATTTGGTTATCTGCCAAGTACCATTGGAGGGGCTCAGATGCTAATTTATTTGTCTGTTTCTCACAATGAACTGCAAGGACCACTTCCACAAACACTGGGAAATTTGATTAACTTGGAGTTCTTGGATCTATCTAGTAACAGATTTTCTGGTATAATTCCCAAGTCCTTGGAGGCATTAAGATATCTCGAGTATTTTAATGTGTCTTTCAATAGTTTGCAAGGAAAAATTCCGACAGGAGGATTGTTTTCAAACTTCACAATGCAATCATATATTGAAAATGATGGGTTGTGTGGCATTCCAAGCATGCAAGTGTGCAAGAGTACAGCTCCCCGACATTCATGGTCCAAATATGTGAGAATACTGAAATATATCGTGCCATCAATAGCAATAACAACCCTTGCTCTAGTCCTGATGTTTGTAATGATAACACGGAGAAGAAGGAACATCAGATCGATAAGCCAAGTTGATATATCGCGTAGTGCACTGGAAAGGTTCACATACGCTGAAATTGTAAAAGCAACAAACTCATTTTCTGAAAGTAACCTGATTGGTGAAGGGGGCATGGGCGTAGTCTACAAGGGAGAACTTCCAAATGGGGTGAATATCGCAGTGAAGGTTTTCAACCTGCACTCTGATGCTGCGTACAAAAGTTTTAATGTTGAATGCAACATTATTGGTAGCATACGACACAGGAATCTTACCAAAATCATCAGCAGTTGCACAAATTTGACATTCAGAGCTTTGATACTGCAATACATGCCTAATGGCAACCTTGAGAACTGGTTGCACTCACAGGACAATTGTTTAGATGTTCTGCAAAGGATAAATATAATGATAGATGTGGCATCAGCCTTGGAATATCTCCATCATGGTCTCACAACAACAGTTGTACACAGTGATCTGAAACCTAGCAATGTCTTGCTTGATGAAGATATGGTCGCGCATGTTTGTGATTTTGGTATTTCACAACTCTTAGGAGAAGAAGAGCATATGACGCAGACAAGTACGCTGGGTACAATTGGGTATATGGCGCCAG AGTATGGAACGGAGGGAATTGTATCTGCAGAAGGTGATGTCTATAGTTTCGGTATTTTGCTGCTGGAAACATTCACTAGGAAAAAGCCAACTGATGAAATGTTTTCTGCTGAACTAAACTTGAGAAGTTGGGTAAATGAAGGATTACGGGGTTCAATAATAGAAGTCATAGATACAAATTTAACAGACCAAGGCGAGGAACTCACATCTTCAGAACTGCAGTGCATCTCATCTGTCTTTGGACTAGCGATGAATTGTTTAACAGATACACCTAGGGAAAGGATAAACATAGCAGAAGCTGTGGGAAGACTCGATGCAATTAGGAACAAGTTTCTGGCAGAAATACAAGCTGTGAAAGTTCGTGATCAAGTAGCAAAGTCTTTAGCATAA